Proteins encoded by one window of Elaeis guineensis isolate ETL-2024a chromosome 12, EG11, whole genome shotgun sequence:
- the LOC105055691 gene encoding protein G1-like4 — MEVVPNPDSPSSEGLVTSPNASSSATAAASPSPSPSRYESQKRRDWNTFGQYLKNHRPPLSLARCSGAHVLEFLRYLDQFGKTKVHTQMCPFFGHPNPPAPCPCPLRQAWGSLDALIGRLRAAYEENGGKPEANPFGARAVRLYLREVREMQAKARGISYEKKKRKKPPPQPHHGGAGPSDHPHSPPPATGATA, encoded by the coding sequence ATGGAAGTAGTACCGAACCCCGATAGCCCTTCTTCAGAAGGCTTGGTCACCAGCCCCAACGCCTCCTCCTCCGCCACCGCGGCCGCATCCCCGTCCCCATCTCCCAGCCGCTACGAGTCCCAGAAGCGCCGCGACTGGAACACCTTCGGGCAGTACCTCAAGAACCACCGGCCGCCGCTCAGCCTCGCGCGTTGCAGCGGTGCCCACGTCCTCGAGTTCCTCCGCTATCTGGACCAGTTCGGCAAGACCAAAGTCCACACCCAGATGTGCCCCTTCTTCGGCCACCCCAACCCCCCCGCGCCCTGCCCGTGCCCGCTCCGCCAGGCCTGGGGCTCCCTCGACGCCCTCATCGGCCGCCTCCGCGCCGCCTACGAGGAGAACGGCGGCAAGCCCGAAGCCAACCCCTTTGGCGCGCGCGCCGTCCGCCTCTACCTCCGCGAGGTCCGAGAGATGCAGGCCAAGGCTCGCGGCATCAGCTATGAAAAGAAGAAGCGCAAGAAGCCCCCTCCGCAGCCGCACCACGGTGGCGCTGGCCCCTCCGACCATCCCCACAGCCCTCCACCGGCCACCGGTGCAACAGCCTGA